A single region of the Nocardioides aurantiacus genome encodes:
- a CDS encoding DUF2304 domain-containing protein, producing the protein MSSTVTLGLIGGLVVIAVLFEMLRRQTLREKYAVTWFLIAVACLAIAVFPRLLFGAADLLGVEVPSNLLFFLASIVLMVLTLQHSYEIGRLEEKTRTLAEDLAILRMELDDAGRDGRGAGGAGGPDRTEPLPPDPDV; encoded by the coding sequence ATGAGCTCGACCGTGACCCTGGGCCTGATCGGCGGTCTCGTCGTGATCGCGGTGCTCTTCGAGATGCTGCGCCGCCAGACGCTGCGCGAGAAGTACGCCGTGACCTGGTTCCTGATCGCGGTCGCCTGCCTGGCCATCGCGGTCTTCCCGCGGCTGCTCTTCGGGGCCGCGGACCTGCTCGGCGTCGAGGTCCCCTCCAACCTGCTGTTCTTCCTGGCCAGCATCGTGCTGATGGTCCTGACGCTGCAGCACTCCTACGAGATCGGCCGGCTGGAGGAGAAGACCCGCACCCTCGCCGAGGACCTCGCCATCCTCCGGATGGAGCTGGACGACGCGGGCCGCGACGGCCGCGGCGCCGGCGGAGCGGGCGGCCCCGACCGGACCGAGCCGCTGCCGCCCGACCCCGATGTCTGA
- a CDS encoding glycosyltransferase family 2 protein — protein MPEDHRQRRVLVIMPAWNEEGSVAQTLAEVRATNPTVDLLVVDDGSTDRTAERARAAGASVCQLPFNLGVGGAMRAGYRYALRHDYDVAVQVDADGQHDPAHLPALLARLEGADGQEPVDVLVGARFASGDDTYRAGGLRRLAMLMLAFVLSRLAGTRLTDVTSGYRLANRRALRLFAQHYPAEYLGDTVESLVIALRNGLVVRQEPVQMRVRQSGVASQSTAKAVLYLARAVVALALALVRRWPHVPAEREVAA, from the coding sequence ATGCCCGAGGATCACCGCCAGCGTCGCGTGCTGGTGATCATGCCGGCCTGGAACGAGGAGGGCTCGGTCGCGCAGACGCTGGCCGAGGTCCGCGCCACCAACCCCACCGTCGACCTGCTGGTGGTCGACGACGGCAGCACCGACCGCACCGCCGAGCGGGCGCGGGCCGCCGGGGCGTCGGTGTGCCAGCTCCCGTTCAACCTCGGTGTGGGCGGGGCGATGCGCGCCGGCTACCGCTACGCCCTGCGCCACGACTACGACGTCGCGGTGCAGGTCGACGCCGACGGCCAGCACGACCCGGCCCACCTCCCGGCGCTGCTGGCCCGCCTCGAGGGCGCCGACGGCCAGGAGCCCGTCGACGTCCTCGTCGGGGCCCGCTTCGCGAGCGGCGACGACACCTACCGCGCCGGCGGGCTGCGGCGGCTGGCGATGCTGATGCTGGCGTTCGTGCTCTCCCGGTTGGCCGGCACCCGGCTCACCGACGTCACCAGCGGCTACCGCCTGGCCAACCGACGGGCGCTGCGGCTGTTCGCGCAGCACTACCCCGCGGAGTACCTCGGCGACACCGTGGAGTCCCTCGTCATCGCGCTGCGCAACGGTCTCGTGGTGCGCCAGGAGCCGGTGCAGATGCGGGTGCGGCAGTCGGGCGTGGCCAGCCAGTCCACCGCCAAGGCGGTGCTCTACCTCGCCCGGGCCGTGGTCGCCCTCGCCCTGGCGCTCGTACGCCGCTGGCCCCACGTGCCCGCCGAGCGGGAGGTCGCCGCATGA
- a CDS encoding lipopolysaccharide biosynthesis protein, producing the protein MSEASGPPPADTPAPDTRAPGTPGLSRASLVAGSGLLVLGISASVFLVVTARMVGPVAFTGVAVLWTLVYTVGIGVFLPFEQELSRAASVRLARGEGAGALLRLSALVALGVLAALVVLVVAAMLVPAVRDPLLDGSWAYAAGLLVAVAGLGLQYLQRGSFSATGDFVGYGAQQGVEGVVRTVACLVLAAAGVDDPRAYVAVLALSPHVSVVALAGRLRRTTGTAGGPAHWHELRGRFGWLLVATLGSQALANLAAPAVRVLSSPREVEAAGNFLSALTIARIPLLLFAAVQAALLPRLVRAREAGDRREFGQQLRVVLAATAAVGLAGVLGVAVLGPWVLRLLFGPAFGLPRSDLVLLALSAGVLMLGLALQSAVVALDDHRGSALAWVAGVAVFLAVLVVPAPVLLRVELALVVGSVAVVALLGTAVRRHLADLAVSGRRN; encoded by the coding sequence ATGTCTGAGGCCTCCGGGCCCCCTCCTGCCGACACCCCGGCCCCCGACACCCGGGCCCCCGGGACGCCGGGCCTGTCCCGCGCCAGCCTCGTGGCGGGCTCGGGGCTGCTCGTCTTGGGGATCTCCGCCAGCGTGTTCCTCGTCGTCACCGCGCGCATGGTCGGCCCGGTGGCCTTCACCGGTGTGGCCGTGCTCTGGACGCTGGTCTACACGGTCGGCATCGGCGTCTTCCTGCCCTTCGAGCAGGAGCTGAGCCGCGCCGCCTCGGTGCGGCTGGCGCGCGGTGAGGGGGCCGGCGCGCTGCTGCGGCTCTCGGCGCTGGTGGCGCTCGGGGTCCTGGCCGCGCTGGTCGTGCTCGTGGTCGCCGCGATGCTGGTCCCCGCGGTGCGCGACCCGCTCCTCGACGGCTCCTGGGCCTACGCCGCCGGCCTGCTGGTCGCCGTGGCGGGGCTGGGGCTGCAGTACCTCCAGCGCGGCAGCTTCTCGGCGACCGGTGACTTCGTGGGGTACGGCGCGCAGCAGGGGGTCGAGGGCGTCGTGCGCACCGTGGCGTGCCTGGTGCTCGCCGCGGCCGGGGTCGACGACCCGCGCGCCTACGTCGCGGTGCTGGCGCTGTCCCCGCACGTCTCGGTGGTCGCGCTGGCCGGCCGGCTGCGGCGTACGACGGGGACCGCCGGCGGGCCCGCGCACTGGCACGAGCTGCGGGGCCGGTTCGGCTGGCTCCTGGTCGCCACGCTCGGCTCGCAGGCGCTGGCCAACCTGGCCGCACCGGCGGTGCGGGTGCTGTCCTCGCCCCGGGAGGTCGAGGCGGCCGGCAACTTCCTCTCCGCCCTGACCATCGCCCGGATCCCGCTGCTGCTGTTCGCCGCCGTGCAGGCGGCGCTGCTGCCCCGCCTGGTCCGGGCCCGGGAGGCCGGTGACCGACGCGAGTTCGGGCAGCAGCTGCGGGTGGTGCTCGCGGCCACGGCGGCCGTGGGGCTGGCCGGGGTGCTCGGGGTGGCGGTGCTCGGGCCGTGGGTGCTGCGGCTGCTCTTCGGGCCCGCGTTCGGGCTGCCGCGCAGCGACCTGGTGCTGCTGGCGCTCTCGGCCGGGGTGCTGATGCTGGGGCTGGCGCTGCAGTCGGCGGTGGTGGCGCTCGACGACCACCGGGGGAGTGCGCTCGCCTGGGTCGCGGGCGTCGCGGTGTTCCTGGCGGTGCTCGTCGTCCCGGCCCCGGTCCTGCTGCGGGTGGAGCTCGCCCT